Proteins from a single region of Haloarchaeobius litoreus:
- a CDS encoding DsbA family protein, whose protein sequence is MDSGSNITRRRALLAGGATVAFGGGVAYLASRTGSSSEEYTPSTYQSLDGETGYGVELAGRPVVGERDAPVDLYYWTDYLCPFCKEFETQTLPKIGRNYIESGEVRLVFLSYPNIGQYSMPSAHWDRCVWRLNAESEPSTYWHWHGEAFEAQQSGGHDWADEATFEDITERTDGVDVPAVDDCRRNNREEIRSSIEADVDLARNSGVQGTPGFVLYNRDADAAGKIVGAHPYENFAEALDRVLAA, encoded by the coding sequence ATGGATAGCGGGAGCAATATTACACGGCGGCGCGCCCTCCTCGCCGGCGGCGCGACGGTGGCCTTCGGCGGCGGCGTCGCGTATCTCGCATCACGAACGGGGTCCTCGAGCGAGGAGTACACGCCGTCGACGTACCAATCGCTGGACGGTGAGACGGGTTACGGGGTCGAACTCGCCGGGAGACCGGTCGTCGGCGAGCGCGACGCACCCGTGGACCTGTACTACTGGACGGACTACCTCTGCCCGTTCTGCAAGGAGTTCGAGACGCAGACGCTGCCGAAGATCGGCCGGAACTACATCGAGTCTGGCGAGGTGCGGCTGGTGTTCCTCTCGTACCCCAACATCGGGCAGTACTCGATGCCGTCGGCGCACTGGGACCGGTGCGTCTGGCGGCTGAACGCCGAGAGCGAGCCGTCGACGTACTGGCACTGGCACGGCGAGGCGTTCGAGGCGCAACAGAGCGGTGGCCACGACTGGGCCGACGAGGCCACCTTCGAGGACATCACGGAGCGGACCGACGGCGTCGACGTCCCCGCGGTCGACGATTGTCGACGGAACAACCGCGAGGAGATTCGGTCGAGCATCGAGGCGGACGTCGACCTGGCCCGGAACTCGGGGGTCCAGGGGACGCCGGGCTTCGTGCTCTACAACCGGGACGCCGACGCCGCCGGGAAGATAGTCGGGGCCCACCCCTACGAGAACTTCGCGGAGGCGCTCGACAGGGTGCTAGCGGCGTGA
- a CDS encoding amphi-Trp domain-containing protein: MGELETEEQRTRAEVATYLRDLADQLDSSEPVTLELGGDRVSLDPDDDITFKLEGESDWSEGDTEAKQSIEFELVWWREATTPEEGHLSVESERP; encoded by the coding sequence ATGGGAGAGCTAGAGACAGAGGAGCAGCGGACGCGTGCCGAGGTCGCGACGTACCTGCGCGATCTGGCCGACCAGCTGGACAGTTCCGAGCCGGTGACGCTCGAACTCGGTGGCGACCGTGTGAGCCTCGATCCCGACGACGACATCACGTTCAAGCTGGAGGGCGAGTCCGACTGGAGCGAGGGCGACACCGAGGCCAAGCAGAGCATCGAGTTCGAGCTGGTCTGGTGGCGCGAGGCGACGACCCCCGAGGAGGGACACCTCTCGGTGGAGTCCGAGCGTCCCTGA
- a CDS encoding P-loop NTPase encodes MAETPDSDPSQRSHDDQLQDDVEAALRRVRDPEADKDVFEAGLVEGVFVDGGHVVVEADLGDFPPDEAEAVTATMVRAAGDVDGVERAHVEHVHAQPETGDRSVGIGAADRVVAVASAKGGVGKSTVATSLACALAADGESVGLFDADIHGPNVPELLSVSGPVHSDEDGNPIPVETDGLEVMSVGLLSSSAPLAWRGAMAHDALSELFEETAWDDPDTVVLDLPPGTGDVVLTTLQEVPVHGVVFVTTPFHAAVSDTHRSLQLFEENDVPVLGVVSNMGEFVCENCGEPHDLFDGDDPVAALGAPVLAEIPFDPEMQAAPEPTTDGVSDHASDLSTAVRDRLDEIWTVDVPEGAVDLRGVAPDERREHVRTGFEAHEAGEPFYVVSDRDPTPVRELLLDVADTDSFETFQVRRQNPETWLLRALPA; translated from the coding sequence ATGGCAGAGACACCAGACTCAGACCCGAGCCAGCGTTCGCACGACGACCAGTTGCAGGATGACGTCGAGGCCGCACTCAGGCGTGTCCGCGACCCCGAGGCCGACAAGGACGTCTTCGAGGCCGGGCTCGTCGAGGGCGTGTTCGTCGACGGCGGGCACGTCGTCGTCGAGGCCGACCTCGGCGACTTTCCACCCGACGAGGCCGAGGCGGTCACGGCGACGATGGTCCGTGCCGCCGGCGACGTCGACGGCGTCGAGCGAGCCCACGTCGAGCACGTCCACGCCCAGCCGGAGACCGGTGACCGGAGCGTCGGCATCGGCGCTGCCGACCGCGTCGTCGCCGTGGCGAGCGCGAAAGGCGGCGTCGGCAAGTCGACGGTCGCCACGTCGCTGGCCTGCGCACTCGCCGCCGACGGCGAGTCGGTCGGGCTGTTCGACGCCGATATCCACGGCCCGAACGTGCCGGAACTGCTCTCGGTGAGCGGGCCGGTCCACTCCGACGAGGACGGCAACCCGATCCCCGTCGAAACGGACGGTCTGGAGGTGATGAGCGTCGGCCTGCTCTCCTCGAGTGCGCCGCTGGCGTGGCGCGGCGCGATGGCACACGACGCCCTCTCGGAGCTGTTCGAGGAGACCGCCTGGGACGACCCCGACACCGTCGTGCTGGACCTCCCGCCCGGCACCGGCGACGTGGTGCTGACGACCCTGCAGGAGGTACCGGTCCACGGCGTCGTCTTCGTGACCACCCCGTTCCACGCCGCCGTCTCAGACACGCACCGTTCGCTCCAGCTGTTCGAGGAGAACGACGTGCCCGTGCTCGGCGTCGTCTCGAACATGGGGGAGTTCGTCTGCGAGAACTGCGGCGAGCCCCACGACCTGTTCGACGGCGACGACCCCGTCGCGGCGCTCGGTGCCCCCGTGCTCGCCGAGATCCCGTTCGACCCCGAGATGCAGGCCGCACCGGAGCCAACCACCGACGGAGTGTCCGACCACGCCAGCGACCTCTCGACAGCGGTTCGCGACCGTCTCGACGAGATCTGGACCGTCGACGTCCCCGAGGGCGCGGTCGACCTGCGCGGCGTGGCACCCGACGAACGCCGCGAGCACGTCCGGACGGGGTTCGAGGCCCACGAGGCCGGCGAGCCGTTCTACGTCGTCAGCGACCGCGACCCGACTCCGGTCCGCGAGTTGCTGCTCGACGTGGCCGACACCGACTCGTTCGAGACGTTCCAGGTCAGACGTCAGAACCCGGAGACGTGGCTGTTGCGGGCGCTCCCCGCCTGA
- a CDS encoding molecular chaperone TorD family protein produces the protein MSTDDTDGLAGGADRRRLHEEIAVAAGARGAVYALAARTFTQPDAELYRALDDGRVADEFATLLEKSGLSVDPPDLTVDDEKEILSARYNDLFVVGFSEVVDKTDGTVDNYGPPVSLYESDYRSEVSWNDVNLDLARAYEYFGCQVDQDDRRNHDHFRLQLEFMGYLCRREAAVDETLAQARLDFHDRHLRVVTGGVADALNSEPGTGIYGELAAFLDRFTEADVDDLDARIHGEGAA, from the coding sequence GTGTCGACCGACGACACCGACGGGCTGGCCGGGGGCGCGGACCGGCGACGCCTGCACGAGGAGATAGCGGTCGCGGCCGGGGCCCGGGGGGCAGTGTACGCGCTCGCGGCGCGGACGTTCACCCAGCCCGACGCGGAGCTCTACCGGGCACTCGACGACGGCCGGGTCGCCGACGAGTTCGCCACGCTGCTCGAGAAGAGCGGACTGTCGGTCGACCCACCGGACCTGACCGTGGATGACGAGAAGGAGATCCTCTCGGCCCGCTACAACGACCTGTTCGTCGTCGGCTTCTCGGAGGTCGTCGACAAGACCGACGGCACGGTCGACAACTATGGGCCGCCGGTGTCGCTGTACGAGTCCGACTACCGGTCGGAGGTGTCCTGGAACGACGTGAACCTCGACCTCGCCAGGGCGTACGAGTACTTCGGCTGCCAGGTCGACCAGGACGACCGGCGCAACCACGACCACTTCAGGCTCCAGCTGGAGTTCATGGGCTACCTCTGCCGGCGCGAGGCGGCGGTCGACGAGACCCTCGCGCAGGCACGGCTGGACTTCCACGACCGCCACCTGCGTGTGGTGACGGGCGGCGTCGCGGACGCCCTGAACTCCGAGCCGGGGACCGGCATCTACGGCGAGTTGGCGGCCTTCCTGGACCGCTTCACCGAGGCCGACGTGGACGACCTCGACGCACGCATCCACGGGGAGGGAGCTGCATGA
- a CDS encoding ABC1 kinase family protein, giving the protein MTGFYRRYVAVLVRFLPFAIAFLRDRRRFLLFGGPRRLEEHVHRERAERLRDTMLDLGPAFVKVGQVLSTRPDIVPPIYADEFRTLQDEIPEDAGGDPRAVVEAELGEDIDLKTLEPVAGGSLAFVYTVRYRGERIALKVRRPDVKEQIDRDLRVVRRIIPLVSLFANERQQYSLENAAQDFEEIIADELDFNRERSIMAEVRENLADEDDVVVPAVYHDLSSERLLAMEYRTGRKITDDGAFDGLDVTPHEMASRIATVYLQMGLVDGVFHADPHPGNLAVTDDGSLLIYDFGMSERLAPTVQEDIVSLYRALVRQDVDALVDALIALDVLEVGVDRAEVGRVLDLVIENLEGRREVTWRAIVTELTTMLQDFPFRIPPDVMLLIRVGTVGEGVCRQLDPEFDFLAVIRSFLVERGFIETEFQALLDDTWTDLRRSLPALARAPYRVERTMSRLERGELVVRTESVDGGTDRALGYAVLGGSLTVAASLLAFHSQPYEIPAVALAGVFCLLYLHRVRRE; this is encoded by the coding sequence ATGACCGGCTTCTACCGGCGATATGTCGCCGTCCTCGTCCGGTTCCTCCCGTTCGCAATCGCCTTCCTCCGCGACAGACGCCGGTTCCTGCTGTTCGGCGGACCCAGGCGGCTCGAGGAGCACGTCCATCGGGAACGGGCCGAGCGGCTCCGGGACACGATGCTCGACCTCGGCCCGGCGTTCGTCAAGGTGGGCCAGGTGCTCTCGACGCGCCCCGACATCGTGCCCCCGATCTACGCAGACGAGTTCCGGACCCTGCAGGACGAGATACCCGAGGATGCCGGCGGGGACCCGCGTGCGGTGGTCGAGGCCGAGCTGGGTGAAGATATCGACCTGAAGACGCTCGAGCCAGTCGCCGGTGGCTCGCTCGCGTTCGTCTACACCGTCCGGTATCGGGGGGAGCGGATCGCGCTCAAGGTCCGACGCCCCGACGTAAAGGAGCAGATCGACCGCGACCTGCGTGTCGTTCGGCGGATCATCCCCCTGGTCAGCCTCTTCGCGAACGAGCGCCAGCAGTACTCCCTGGAGAACGCCGCCCAGGACTTCGAGGAGATCATCGCGGACGAACTGGACTTCAATCGCGAACGCAGTATCATGGCGGAGGTCCGCGAGAACCTCGCGGACGAGGACGACGTCGTCGTGCCGGCGGTCTACCACGACCTCTCCTCCGAGCGACTGCTCGCGATGGAGTACCGGACGGGCCGGAAGATAACCGACGACGGAGCCTTCGACGGTCTGGACGTGACACCCCACGAGATGGCGTCCCGGATCGCCACGGTGTACCTCCAGATGGGACTCGTCGACGGCGTGTTCCACGCCGATCCGCATCCGGGCAATCTGGCTGTCACTGACGATGGGAGCTTGCTCATCTACGACTTCGGGATGAGCGAACGCCTGGCACCGACCGTGCAGGAAGACATCGTCTCACTGTACAGAGCACTGGTCCGACAGGACGTCGATGCCCTCGTCGACGCGCTCATCGCACTGGACGTGCTGGAGGTCGGTGTCGACCGTGCGGAGGTCGGCCGGGTGCTCGACCTCGTCATCGAGAACCTCGAAGGGCGGCGCGAGGTCACCTGGCGGGCCATCGTCACCGAACTGACCACGATGCTGCAGGACTTCCCGTTCCGGATCCCACCCGACGTGATGTTGCTCATCCGCGTCGGCACGGTCGGGGAAGGCGTCTGTCGCCAGCTCGACCCCGAGTTCGACTTCCTCGCCGTCATCCGCTCGTTCCTCGTCGAACGGGGATTCATCGAGACGGAGTTCCAGGCGCTCCTCGACGACACCTGGACGGACCTCAGGCGGTCGCTCCCCGCGCTGGCGAGGGCTCCGTACCGGGTCGAGCGGACGATGAGCCGTCTCGAACGGGGCGAACTGGTGGTCCGCACCGAGTCGGTCGACGGGGGGACCGACCGTGCGCTCGGCTACGCGGTGCTCGGCGGCTCGCTGACCGTCGCGGCCTCACTGCTCGCGTTCCACAGCCAGCCGTACGAGATTCCAGCCGTCGCCCTCGCCGGTGTCTTCTGTCTCCTGTACCTCCACCGGGTCCGACGGGAGTGA
- a CDS encoding HEAT repeat domain-containing protein, translating into MRDEEEATDGPTDPRVHPEESPGFGEDPAGLEDIEVDRDVTIGEATPRELQATDISPIADDEVAEKVSLLQDGDVVDRRRAALALGEEDATDVVVDALVHLGLADDDADVRQFAVESLGNLGGERAGEAAVATLDDADPWVRAEAVVALDRIDRGTFESHVEDALDDAHHAVRRNAAVSLFKSRGEAMLDVLLEQSHDESERVREWAVHLLAGVDDERADQRLRAVAGDDSEPKVVRSTAARSLEADPGKFRRQFTGGTENDSAALPGESRLNRQPDL; encoded by the coding sequence ATGAGGGACGAGGAGGAGGCCACCGACGGGCCCACGGACCCCCGTGTCCACCCGGAGGAGAGTCCGGGCTTCGGCGAGGACCCGGCCGGGCTCGAGGACATCGAGGTCGACCGCGACGTGACCATCGGGGAGGCGACCCCGCGGGAGCTCCAGGCCACCGACATCAGCCCCATCGCCGACGACGAGGTGGCGGAGAAGGTGAGTCTCCTGCAGGACGGCGACGTCGTCGACCGACGACGCGCCGCGCTCGCCCTCGGCGAGGAAGACGCCACCGACGTCGTCGTCGACGCGCTCGTCCACCTCGGGTTGGCCGACGACGACGCGGACGTCCGGCAGTTCGCGGTCGAGTCCCTCGGGAACCTCGGCGGTGAGCGTGCAGGCGAGGCCGCCGTCGCGACGCTCGACGACGCTGACCCGTGGGTCCGGGCCGAGGCGGTCGTCGCCCTCGACCGCATCGACCGGGGAACGTTCGAGTCACACGTCGAAGACGCACTCGACGACGCACACCACGCTGTCCGCCGGAACGCCGCCGTCTCCCTGTTCAAATCACGGGGAGAGGCGATGCTCGACGTCCTCCTCGAACAGAGCCACGACGAGAGCGAACGCGTCCGCGAGTGGGCGGTCCACCTGCTCGCGGGCGTCGACGACGAGCGGGCGGACCAGCGATTGCGGGCGGTCGCCGGCGACGACTCAGAACCGAAGGTGGTCCGGAGTACAGCCGCCCGCTCACTCGAAGCCGACCCCGGGAAGTTCCGCCGGCAGTTCACCGGTGGCACCGAGAACGACAGCGCGGCGCTCCCCGGGGAGAGCCGCCTCAACCGACAGCCGGACCTCTGA